From a region of the Candidatus Pelagibacter sp. FZCC0015 genome:
- a CDS encoding BMP family ABC transporter substrate-binding protein, whose protein sequence is MHKIFIRSFVSSLVLLFTLTVAAIAKDVKAAFVYIGPTGDHGWTYQHDVGRKAVEAAGFKTTYVEGVPESADAERVLRQLANSGHDIIFTTSFGYMNPTNKVAKEFPNVKFEHATGYKREHANVSTYAARFYEGRTILGTIAGTMTKSNVIGYVASFPIPEVIRGINSFTLAAQKVNPNIKTKIVWAFTWYDPGKEAEAAKALIDQGADVIAQHTDSTAIVQMAEKAGVYAFGQASDMDKFAPKAVLTSVENNWGPYYVDRVKAVANGTWNQKDTWHGIGDGMVVISDLDSQMPADLRSKVKKLQADLASGKVHSFTGPIYDQKGNLMVAEGKTADDGMLAGMMTYVKGVEGDIPK, encoded by the coding sequence ATGCATAAAATATTTATTCGTTCTTTCGTCTCTTCTTTAGTTTTATTATTTACATTGACTGTAGCTGCAATAGCAAAGGATGTGAAAGCAGCATTTGTTTATATTGGTCCAACTGGTGACCATGGATGGACATATCAGCATGATGTGGGTAGAAAAGCTGTTGAAGCTGCCGGATTTAAAACAACTTACGTAGAAGGTGTTCCAGAAAGTGCTGATGCTGAGAGGGTTCTTAGACAATTAGCTAATTCTGGTCATGACATTATCTTTACAACTAGTTTTGGATACATGAATCCAACTAACAAAGTTGCAAAAGAGTTTCCAAATGTAAAATTTGAACATGCTACTGGATACAAAAGAGAACATGCAAATGTTTCTACATACGCAGCTAGATTCTATGAAGGTAGAACTATCTTAGGAACAATTGCTGGAACTATGACAAAATCAAATGTTATTGGTTATGTTGCATCTTTTCCAATTCCTGAAGTTATCAGAGGTATCAATTCATTTACTTTAGCAGCTCAAAAAGTAAACCCAAATATTAAAACTAAAATTGTTTGGGCTTTCACTTGGTATGATCCAGGTAAAGAAGCAGAGGCAGCAAAAGCTTTAATCGATCAAGGTGCTGATGTAATTGCTCAACATACAGATAGTACTGCTATTGTTCAAATGGCTGAAAAAGCTGGAGTATATGCTTTTGGACAAGCAAGTGATATGGACAAGTTTGCTCCTAAAGCTGTATTGACTTCAGTTGAAAACAATTGGGGTCCATATTACGTGGACAGAGTTAAAGCTGTTGCGAACGGTACATGGAATCAAAAAGATACTTGGCATGGTATTGGAGATGGTATGGTTGTGATATCAGATTTAGATTCACAAATGCCAGCTGACCTAAGATCAAAAGTAAAAAAACTTCAAGCAGATTTAGCATCTGGTAAAGTTCATTCTTTCACAGGACCAATTTATGACCAGAAAGGTAATTTAATGGTAGCTGAAGGAAAAACTGCAGATGATGGAATGCTTGCAGGAATGATGACTTACGTTAAAGGTGTTGAAGGAGATATACCTAAGTAA
- a CDS encoding c-type cytochrome: MKKLFLNFFGTSLFLIFLSLTHVNADELFNKGKEVFQGAGNCAACHMLSDAGSNAMVGPNLNEIRPDIQRIIMAVRNGIGVMPAMEGILTDEEIEAVAHYTSIAAEQ, translated from the coding sequence GTGAAAAAATTATTTTTAAATTTCTTTGGTACATCATTATTTTTGATATTTTTATCATTAACCCACGTTAATGCTGATGAATTGTTTAATAAAGGAAAAGAAGTTTTTCAGGGAGCTGGAAATTGTGCAGCATGTCATATGCTTTCAGATGCTGGATCTAACGCAATGGTTGGTCCAAATTTAAATGAAATTAGACCTGATATTCAAAGAATTATAATGGCAGTTAGAAACGGTATAGGAGTAATGCCCGCAATGGAGGGTATACTAACTGATGAGGAAATAGAAGCGGTTGCTCACTACACTTCTATAGCTGCGGAACAATAA
- a CDS encoding ureidoglycolate lyase: MKIIKAKKITKKNFSKFGQLIDTSKKNPININDGYAKRFDNLINVDASKNKGKAIVSIFKAKKRRFPMKIDMMEKHPLGSQAFIPMEDTKFLVFVAPKGDKPDVNKIQSFLVPKQTGVNYNAGIWHFPLISMKNMNFLIVDRKGKGNNLVIHKFKKDQIILKK; the protein is encoded by the coding sequence ATGAAAATAATAAAAGCAAAAAAAATTACTAAAAAAAATTTTTCTAAATTTGGTCAATTAATAGATACGTCAAAAAAAAATCCTATAAATATTAATGACGGGTATGCAAAAAGATTTGATAATTTGATAAACGTAGATGCATCTAAAAACAAAGGGAAAGCAATTGTTAGTATTTTTAAAGCAAAAAAAAGAAGGTTTCCTATGAAAATTGATATGATGGAAAAACATCCTTTAGGAAGCCAAGCATTTATACCTATGGAAGATACAAAATTTTTAGTGTTTGTAGCACCAAAAGGAGATAAGCCAGATGTAAATAAAATCCAATCCTTTTTAGTCCCAAAACAAACTGGGGTTAATTACAATGCTGGTATTTGGCACTTTCCATTGATTTCTATGAAAAATATGAATTTCCTAATTGTTGATAGAAAAGGAAAAGGAAACAATCTCGTTATTCATAAATTTAAAAAAGATCAAATTATTTTGAAAAAATGA
- the alc gene encoding allantoicase yields the protein MKKFISAKMINLADPRIGTKVIFKTDDFFAAAHRILNIETPVFKDGLFDKHGKWMDGWETRRRRSKGFDYLILKLGKPGKIFDIDIDTTHFNGNQPTHASLEGCFSKTKPNKKTKWISLLSKKKLGPSRNHNFKSNNKSIFNYIRLNIFPDGGVARLRLYGKIEMEKNFLNNKTVNLTSVLNGASIIGCNNEHFGRADNIIAPGKGKNMGDGWETRRSRGKNFDWLIIKFGKPGLIKKLEIDTHHFKGNYPDSCSIQTASISKDLSNKSIVNNSKNWKFILNKSKLSAHKKHIFKKFLIKRSKENYLRINIYPDGGISRIRAFGNFVR from the coding sequence ATGAAAAAATTTATAAGTGCAAAAATGATTAACTTAGCGGATCCAAGAATTGGAACTAAAGTTATATTTAAGACTGACGATTTTTTTGCAGCTGCTCATAGAATATTAAACATCGAAACTCCAGTTTTTAAAGATGGACTATTTGACAAACATGGTAAATGGATGGATGGATGGGAAACAAGGAGAAGAAGATCAAAAGGTTTTGATTATTTAATTTTAAAACTTGGTAAACCTGGAAAGATATTTGATATAGATATTGACACAACACATTTCAATGGAAATCAGCCCACACATGCTTCGTTGGAGGGTTGCTTTAGTAAAACAAAGCCTAATAAGAAAACAAAATGGATTTCTTTACTGAGCAAGAAAAAACTTGGGCCAAGCCGAAACCATAACTTCAAATCAAACAACAAATCTATTTTTAATTATATAAGACTGAACATTTTTCCAGATGGTGGAGTTGCAAGACTAAGACTTTATGGAAAAATTGAAATGGAGAAAAACTTTTTAAATAACAAAACTGTCAACCTTACATCTGTTTTAAATGGCGCTTCAATTATTGGTTGTAATAATGAACATTTCGGCAGAGCTGATAATATCATAGCACCTGGTAAAGGAAAAAATATGGGAGATGGTTGGGAAACAAGAAGAAGTAGAGGAAAAAACTTTGATTGGCTTATAATAAAATTTGGAAAACCAGGATTAATAAAAAAACTAGAGATAGATACCCATCATTTTAAAGGAAACTATCCCGATAGTTGCTCAATTCAAACTGCAAGCATTTCAAAAGATCTGTCCAATAAATCAATTGTCAATAATTCAAAAAATTGGAAGTTTATTTTAAATAAGTCAAAACTGTCAGCTCACAAGAAACATATTTTTAAAAAATTCTTAATTAAGAGAAGTAAGGAAAATTATCTTAGAATAAATATCTATCCAGATGGTGGAATTTCAAGAATAAGGGCATTTGGAAATTTTGTGAGATGA
- the xdhA gene encoding xanthine dehydrogenase small subunit gives MISSSVKFLLNDKLIVIKNPDPNQTLLNYIRTELKKTGTKEGCSEGGCGACTIVLGELVDNKIVYKAINSCISFVPSLNGKQLIIVEDLVSENGKLHPVQDAMVKFHGSQCGFCTPGFVMSLFSMFKNNKSLNNELITDSISGNLCRCTGYRPIIDAAKSLNKINKNDQFSKNKNKVIQQLKKIKPKNIYIKKDDKIYFSPKNIKDLKGIIKKHSNFSFLAGGTDLSLKVTKERKEIPFIIDLKEINELDFIKVSKNYLEVGSATPLIKFEKEIKKYYPDFYLVLKRYGSVQIRNVGTIGGNIATASPIGDSLPILLSLNADVLIESFNKRKVIPLNNFFLDYRKTKLKNNEFIHSIKIPLFKKNIFKAFKISKRFDDDISSVCGSFNFEIYKNKIKQVYIAYGGMAAVPKRAKACEKILKNKPLTINTFDQAKKYLEKDLSPIGDMRASKEYRLEIAKNLLMKCFVEINSNKLSRVN, from the coding sequence GTGATATCGAGTTCTGTTAAATTTCTATTAAATGACAAGCTTATAGTAATCAAAAATCCCGATCCAAATCAAACTTTACTTAATTATATTAGAACTGAATTAAAAAAGACCGGAACTAAAGAAGGATGTTCGGAGGGTGGTTGTGGTGCATGTACAATTGTTTTGGGTGAATTAGTCGATAATAAAATTGTATATAAAGCAATTAATTCTTGTATTTCATTTGTCCCCTCATTGAATGGTAAGCAACTTATAATTGTTGAAGATTTAGTTTCTGAAAATGGAAAACTTCACCCAGTACAAGATGCGATGGTAAAATTTCATGGTTCACAATGTGGTTTCTGTACGCCAGGATTTGTCATGTCTTTATTTTCAATGTTTAAAAATAATAAAAGTCTCAATAATGAATTAATAACAGATTCTATATCAGGTAATTTATGTCGTTGTACTGGTTATAGACCTATAATTGATGCTGCCAAAAGTTTAAATAAAATAAATAAGAATGATCAATTTTCTAAAAATAAAAATAAAGTTATTCAACAATTAAAAAAAATTAAACCGAAAAATATTTATATTAAAAAAGATGATAAAATTTATTTTTCACCAAAAAATATTAAAGATTTAAAAGGTATAATTAAAAAACATTCTAATTTTAGTTTTCTTGCTGGTGGAACTGACTTATCTTTAAAAGTCACAAAAGAAAGAAAAGAAATTCCGTTTATAATTGATTTAAAAGAAATTAATGAATTAGATTTTATCAAAGTAAGTAAAAATTATTTAGAAGTTGGTTCTGCCACACCTTTAATAAAATTTGAAAAAGAAATTAAAAAATATTATCCAGATTTTTATTTGGTTCTAAAAAGATATGGCTCTGTTCAAATTCGAAATGTTGGAACTATAGGTGGCAACATCGCAACAGCATCTCCAATTGGTGACTCACTGCCAATTCTATTATCTTTAAATGCAGATGTTTTAATTGAAAGTTTTAACAAAAGAAAAGTGATACCTTTAAATAATTTTTTTCTTGATTACAGAAAAACTAAATTAAAAAACAATGAATTTATACATTCAATAAAAATACCATTATTTAAGAAAAATATTTTTAAGGCATTTAAGATATCAAAAAGATTTGATGATGATATTTCATCTGTTTGTGGATCTTTTAATTTTGAGATTTATAAAAATAAAATTAAACAGGTTTATATTGCATATGGAGGCATGGCCGCTGTACCAAAAAGAGCTAAAGCATGTGAAAAAATTCTTAAAAACAAGCCTCTTACCATCAATACTTTTGATCAAGCAAAAAAATATTTGGAAAAAGATTTAAGTCCTATTGGAGACATGAGAGCTAGTAAAGAATACAGACTAGAGATAGCAAAAAATTTATTGATGAAATGTTTTGTAGAAATAAATTCTAATAAGTTATCAAGAGTAAATTAA
- a CDS encoding phosphoribosyltransferase: protein MSEKMIVSWDEYNKTVEKLAIQIDESGYKPTILVGIMRGAAPMIDVLSRIFKLKCAYLAVESYSGKGVEDEQGDIVFSREMSSIAPNMGGKILLCDDLSDTGITFNKSIDWLKKYEPIKDKIEDIKTATLFKKKKSTFEPDFCANRLPDNPWIVQPFEIYEELRIEEIKKKHQI, encoded by the coding sequence ATGTCTGAAAAAATGATTGTCAGCTGGGACGAGTACAACAAAACTGTTGAGAAACTAGCAATCCAAATTGATGAGAGCGGATATAAACCAACAATACTAGTTGGTATCATGCGTGGAGCAGCGCCTATGATAGATGTTCTAAGTAGAATTTTTAAACTAAAATGTGCGTATCTTGCAGTTGAGTCTTACAGTGGTAAGGGAGTAGAGGATGAACAGGGCGATATTGTGTTTTCAAGAGAAATGAGCTCGATAGCACCTAATATGGGTGGAAAAATACTTTTATGTGATGATTTATCTGACACAGGAATTACTTTTAACAAAAGTATAGATTGGTTAAAAAAATACGAACCCATTAAGGATAAAATAGAAGACATAAAAACCGCAACATTATTTAAAAAAAAGAAATCAACATTTGAGCCAGACTTCTGTGCAAATAGACTTCCTGATAATCCTTGGATAGTGCAGCCCTTTGAAATTTATGAAGAATTAAGGATTGAAGAAATCAAAAAAAAACATCAGATATAA
- the puuE gene encoding allantoinase PuuE translates to MKKKYPRDLVGYGSQKVKVKWPGNAKLALQFVLNYEEGAENCTLHGDKTSEIFLSEIIGAKPIKGRHLNMESIYEYGSRRGFWRIHDLFNKKKIPLTIFGVGMALERNKEVCSAIKKANYEVASHGWRWIDYQNVSKKKEKNDMKLAVKSIKKIFGNQPAGWYTGRCSENTLDLVIDNGSFLYCSDTYSDDLPYWIKKGNKKQLMIPYTLDNNDMRFATNQGFNSGEQFYNYLKDSFDALYEEGKTSPKMMSVGLHCRLIGRPGRIQSLKKFLNYITKFKDIWICKRVDIAKHWIKNYS, encoded by the coding sequence ATGAAAAAAAAATACCCAAGAGATTTGGTAGGATATGGTTCACAAAAAGTCAAAGTAAAGTGGCCTGGTAATGCCAAGTTAGCTTTGCAATTTGTGCTTAATTACGAGGAGGGAGCAGAGAATTGTACTCTTCATGGTGATAAAACTTCGGAAATATTTTTATCAGAAATTATAGGAGCAAAACCAATTAAAGGTCGACACTTAAATATGGAATCAATTTATGAATATGGATCAAGAAGAGGATTTTGGAGAATTCACGATCTATTTAATAAAAAGAAAATTCCACTTACTATTTTTGGAGTTGGTATGGCATTGGAAAGAAACAAAGAAGTTTGTTCGGCTATAAAAAAAGCAAATTATGAAGTTGCTAGTCATGGGTGGAGATGGATTGACTATCAAAATGTATCAAAGAAAAAAGAAAAGAATGATATGAAACTTGCAGTCAAATCTATAAAAAAGATTTTTGGTAATCAACCTGCTGGTTGGTACACTGGTAGGTGTAGTGAAAATACTCTAGATTTAGTAATTGATAATGGTAGTTTTTTATACTGTAGCGATACATACAGTGATGATCTTCCTTACTGGATAAAAAAAGGTAATAAAAAACAACTAATGATACCTTATACACTAGACAATAATGATATGAGGTTTGCAACCAATCAAGGATTTAATTCAGGTGAACAATTTTATAATTATTTAAAAGATAGTTTCGATGCCCTTTATGAGGAAGGAAAAACTTCACCAAAGATGATGTCGGTTGGCTTACATTGCAGATTAATTGGAAGACCTGGTAGAATACAGTCTCTTAAAAAATTTTTAAATTATATCACAAAATTTAAGGATATTTGGATCTGTAAAAGAGTAGATATAGCTAAACATTGGATAAAAAATTATAGTTAA
- the xdhB gene encoding xanthine dehydrogenase molybdopterin binding subunit, producing the protein MSKENYIEEIRPHDSAYKHVSGYAEYTDDINEPKNTIYGAIGLSKKAHAIIKNIDLTEVKKSEGVISIVTQRDIPGRNDVGPVFDGDPIFPEKKVEFFGQPLFAVAATTTELARKAVLKAKIIYKDLKPVITIKEALNKKQFLFKPRKIKKGNPSKKIKNSKNNLKGNFTTGSQEHFYLEGQAAFVVPKEDDNFLVYSSTQHPSETQQLIAKIFNQKSNSINVEVRRIGGGFGGKETNFMTACICALLAKKSGQPVKLRLDRDDDIILTGKRHEFLSEYEVGFNDQGIIEGLKLNLSSNCGMSPDLSVAINERALLHVDNAYYISDIEVTNNLCKTNIPTSTAFRGFGGNQGMMAIENIIDNIARYLKKDPIEVRKKNFYQKDKRNVTHYGMIVEDNVINEIFKKLENKSNYKKRYSDIRKFNEKNKFKKKGIAITPLKFGISFTTIHLNQAGALVHIYTDGSVHLNHGGIEMGQGTHTKIAQLVANSLGLPYNLVHISSTNTAKVPNTSASAASSTTDLNGAAALNAVAKIKLNLEKFIKKKYKIYNQEAVYKDQCIIFGNRQFEFKSIIQEAYLNRISLSSSGFYSTPKINFDKKKFRGRPFYYFCYGAAVSEVTVDTLTGENILERVDILHDAGKPINPALELGQIEGGFVQGQGWLTIEELNWKSDGQITTFSPSTYKIPAVSDIPKKFNVEIFKEGLNKEKVVNKAKTTGEPPLMLAMSVFYAIKDAVASIGNYQFAPELNAPATPERILMSINKIKNKIKN; encoded by the coding sequence ATGAGCAAAGAGAACTACATCGAAGAAATAAGACCACACGATAGTGCCTACAAGCATGTGAGTGGATATGCAGAGTACACTGATGATATTAATGAGCCAAAAAATACAATTTATGGTGCTATTGGTTTAAGCAAAAAAGCCCATGCAATAATTAAAAATATAGACTTAACCGAGGTAAAAAAAAGTGAAGGAGTGATATCAATAGTTACTCAAAGAGATATCCCTGGTAGGAATGATGTGGGTCCAGTTTTTGATGGTGATCCAATTTTTCCAGAAAAAAAAGTTGAGTTTTTTGGTCAGCCATTATTTGCTGTTGCTGCTACAACTACAGAACTTGCTAGAAAGGCAGTATTAAAAGCCAAAATTATATATAAAGATTTAAAACCTGTTATTACAATTAAAGAAGCTTTAAATAAGAAGCAATTTTTATTTAAACCAAGAAAAATAAAAAAAGGTAACCCTTCTAAAAAAATAAAAAATTCAAAAAACAATTTAAAAGGAAATTTTACAACTGGAAGCCAAGAGCACTTCTATCTAGAAGGCCAGGCAGCTTTTGTTGTTCCTAAAGAGGATGATAATTTTTTAGTTTATAGTTCGACGCAACATCCATCGGAAACACAACAATTAATTGCAAAAATATTTAATCAAAAAAGCAATTCAATAAATGTTGAAGTCAGAAGAATTGGAGGTGGGTTTGGTGGAAAGGAAACAAATTTTATGACAGCATGCATTTGCGCGTTGTTAGCAAAAAAATCAGGGCAGCCAGTCAAATTAAGATTGGATAGAGATGATGATATAATTTTGACTGGTAAGAGACATGAATTTTTATCTGAATATGAAGTTGGTTTTAATGATCAAGGTATCATTGAAGGATTAAAATTAAATTTATCTTCTAATTGTGGAATGTCACCCGATTTATCAGTTGCAATAAACGAGAGAGCTTTGCTTCATGTGGACAATGCATATTATATTTCAGATATCGAGGTAACAAATAATTTATGTAAAACAAATATTCCAACCTCAACTGCATTTAGAGGCTTTGGTGGAAATCAAGGGATGATGGCTATAGAGAATATCATAGATAATATCGCAAGGTACTTAAAAAAAGATCCTATAGAAGTCAGAAAGAAAAATTTTTATCAAAAAGATAAAAGGAATGTAACTCATTATGGAATGATAGTTGAAGATAATGTTATTAATGAAATATTTAAAAAATTAGAAAATAAATCTAATTATAAGAAAAGATATTCGGATATAAGAAAATTTAATGAAAAAAATAAATTTAAAAAGAAGGGGATAGCCATTACTCCTTTAAAATTTGGTATTTCATTTACCACAATTCATTTAAATCAAGCTGGAGCCTTAGTTCATATTTACACAGATGGAAGTGTTCATTTGAATCATGGAGGAATTGAAATGGGTCAGGGGACACACACAAAGATTGCTCAGTTAGTGGCAAATTCATTAGGATTACCATATAATTTAGTTCATATCTCATCAACAAATACAGCCAAGGTTCCAAATACTTCAGCTAGCGCCGCTTCATCCACTACAGACCTTAATGGAGCAGCAGCGTTAAATGCAGTAGCAAAAATTAAATTAAATTTAGAAAAATTTATTAAGAAAAAATATAAGATCTACAATCAAGAGGCAGTTTATAAAGATCAATGCATAATATTTGGAAACAGACAATTTGAATTTAAAAGCATAATTCAAGAAGCATATTTAAATAGAATATCTCTTTCATCATCAGGCTTCTATTCAACACCAAAAATTAATTTTGATAAAAAAAAATTTAGAGGAAGACCTTTTTATTACTTTTGTTATGGAGCAGCTGTTTCGGAAGTAACTGTAGATACATTAACCGGTGAAAATATACTGGAAAGAGTGGATATCTTGCATGATGCTGGAAAACCAATAAATCCTGCACTAGAATTAGGTCAGATCGAGGGTGGTTTTGTGCAAGGACAGGGATGGCTAACAATAGAGGAATTAAATTGGAAATCAGATGGTCAGATTACAACTTTTTCTCCATCGACTTACAAAATACCTGCGGTAAGTGATATTCCAAAAAAATTTAATGTAGAAATTTTTAAAGAGGGATTAAATAAAGAAAAAGTTGTTAATAAAGCAAAAACAACTGGTGAGCCTCCTTTGATGCTAGCCATGAGTGTTTTTTATGCAATTAAAGATGCAGTTGCTTCAATTGGAAATTATCAGTTTGCACCAGAACTTAATGCACCGGCAACTCCTGAAAGAATTTTAATGAGTATTAACAAAATTAAAAATAAAATTAAAAATTAA
- a CDS encoding urate hydroxylase PuuD codes for MEFLPYTIKWLEVILRWGHVLFAILWVGNSFLFNYLDNNLNKNITSDDIDGEGYLMHSGFFYKLSRLKTSPPQDYLNRLVIFKWQSYLTFVTGMLLLVVIYYYNAGVLMVDKRVLLITPSYAIIISLLSLIISWFVYDLLCKSKLIENNILFISTGIILLAVVSFGLTKLFGPKFAILSVGLIIGSNMFGNVFTVIIPNQMNIISSSERGEKFDMSLSLAAKQRSIHNNYSTFLVLFIMLSGHSSFLVYHQYNWLILCAIAVISGVARHYFNLRGRNIHRLYILISSIIALIVLAVLVLLFK; via the coding sequence ATGGAATTTTTACCTTATACAATAAAATGGTTAGAAGTTATTCTAAGATGGGGCCATGTATTATTTGCAATATTATGGGTAGGTAATAGTTTTTTATTTAATTACTTAGATAATAATTTAAATAAAAATATAACGAGTGATGATATCGATGGTGAAGGATATCTGATGCATTCAGGTTTTTTTTACAAACTTTCGAGGTTAAAAACATCTCCACCTCAGGATTACTTAAATAGATTAGTAATCTTCAAATGGCAAAGTTACTTAACCTTTGTAACCGGAATGTTGCTATTAGTTGTAATTTACTATTATAACGCTGGTGTATTAATGGTTGATAAGCGTGTCCTGTTAATAACCCCTAGTTATGCAATTATTATCTCACTTTTATCATTGATTATTTCTTGGTTTGTTTACGATCTTTTATGTAAATCAAAATTAATTGAGAATAATATTTTATTTATATCCACGGGAATAATTTTGCTGGCAGTTGTATCATTTGGACTTACAAAATTATTTGGTCCAAAATTTGCAATTTTAAGTGTTGGATTAATCATTGGATCCAATATGTTTGGTAATGTTTTCACGGTAATCATCCCTAATCAAATGAACATAATTAGTAGCAGTGAAAGAGGTGAAAAATTTGATATGAGCTTATCTTTAGCAGCTAAACAAAGATCAATTCACAATAATTATTCAACTTTTTTAGTTTTGTTTATAATGCTTTCTGGGCATTCGAGCTTTTTAGTTTATCATCAATATAATTGGTTAATATTATGTGCGATTGCTGTCATTTCTGGTGTAGCAAGACATTATTTTAATTTAAGAGGAAGAAACATTCATAGGTTGTATATTCTAATTTCTTCAATAATAGCACTTATCGTTCTTGCAGTTTTAGTTTTATTATTTAAATAA
- the uraH gene encoding hydroxyisourate hydrolase, giving the protein MTKLTTHVLDVYSGKPGKGILVELFYINNSERKKLTSTKLNDDGRANSPLAEGDVFIKGKYELIFHIGDYFKNTSSASDVPFLDDVVIRFGISDPSQHYHVPLLVSPWSYSTYRGS; this is encoded by the coding sequence ATGACAAAGCTCACAACTCATGTTTTAGATGTGTATTCTGGTAAACCTGGCAAAGGTATCTTGGTTGAGTTGTTTTATATTAATAATTCAGAACGAAAAAAATTAACGTCAACAAAACTTAATGATGATGGTAGAGCTAATTCACCATTAGCAGAGGGAGATGTTTTTATTAAAGGTAAATATGAATTAATTTTTCATATTGGAGATTATTTTAAAAACACATCTTCAGCTAGCGATGTACCATTTTTGGATGATGTTGTTATAAGATTTGGTATTTCAGATCCCTCACAGCATTACCATGTTCCTTTACTTGTTTCACCTTGGAGTTATTCTACTTATAGAGGTAGTTAA
- the uraD gene encoding 2-oxo-4-hydroxy-4-carboxy-5-ureidoimidazoline decarboxylase, giving the protein MRTIDNINDLNKSDFLSIFGNVFEKTESVAMEAFELKPFKNFEDIVFKMLDIYENYEMNKILEILNAHPELAVAKKMTSESISEQASAKLNQCSNDEYEEFKKLNAEYKKKFNFPFIIAVKGKNKNEILNNFRQRIQSDVESEFLEAKKQVKKIATFRLNEINKK; this is encoded by the coding sequence ATGAGAACAATAGATAACATTAACGATCTTAACAAGTCTGATTTTTTGTCTATATTTGGTAATGTTTTTGAAAAAACTGAGTCAGTTGCTATGGAAGCTTTTGAGTTAAAACCATTTAAAAACTTTGAAGATATTGTGTTTAAAATGCTTGATATTTATGAAAATTACGAAATGAATAAAATTTTAGAGATTTTAAATGCACATCCTGAGCTTGCTGTAGCAAAAAAAATGACCTCTGAATCTATATCAGAACAAGCCTCTGCAAAATTAAACCAATGTTCTAATGATGAATATGAGGAATTTAAAAAATTAAATGCAGAATATAAAAAAAAGTTTAATTTTCCTTTTATAATTGCCGTAAAAGGAAAAAATAAAAATGAAATTTTGAATAATTTTAGACAAAGAATACAAAGTGATGTAGAAAGTGAATTCCTTGAAGCAAAAAAACAAGTAAAAAAAATCGCAACCTTTCGTTTGAATGAAATAAACAAAAAATGA
- a CDS encoding nucleoside deaminase encodes MEDKKKFMARAIELSINSANTIGGPFGSVIVKNDKIIAEGSNKVTSSNDPTAHGEIVAIREACQNLNTFDLSGCEIYTSCEPCPMCLSAIYWSRLDKIYYANTREDAKNIDFDDSFIYTEIPKKIDDRKIKMVQMLRDEALKAFEIWDKKVDKIKY; translated from the coding sequence ATGGAAGATAAAAAAAAATTTATGGCAAGAGCAATTGAGCTATCAATTAATAGCGCGAATACCATTGGAGGTCCCTTTGGAAGTGTTATAGTTAAAAATGATAAGATTATTGCAGAGGGTTCTAATAAAGTTACTTCTTCAAATGATCCAACTGCGCATGGAGAAATAGTAGCAATTCGAGAAGCCTGCCAAAATTTAAATACTTTCGATCTTTCTGGATGTGAGATTTACACATCTTGTGAACCTTGCCCGATGTGTCTTTCAGCAATTTATTGGTCAAGATTAGATAAAATATATTATGCAAATACTAGAGAAGATGCAAAAAATATAGATTTCGATGACTCATTTATCTATACAGAAATTCCAAAAAAAATTGATGATAGGAAAATTAAAATGGTACAAATGCTAAGAGATGAAGCTTTAAAAGCATTTGAAATTTGGGATAAAAAAGTAGATAAAATAAAATATTGA